A DNA window from Phycisphaerales bacterium contains the following coding sequences:
- a CDS encoding bifunctional transcriptional activator/DNA repair protein Ada: protein MYSALVQRDSRSEGVFFVGVRTTGVFCRPTCSARKPRRENVEFFQRASDALHAGYRPCKRCRPLEHGRAAPQWVEQLHARLDADPATRLADRDLRALGVMPTRARAYFKQHYGMTFHAYARARRLGLALREIRNGKSPDRVGATTGYESLSGFRDAFARVFGQPVGRGREINVLLADWIDTPLGAMLAIACDDGLCLLEFVDRRAIEKQITTLRRRMNATVVPGSNAHLSRIREELKAYFDGRSLAFRTPIVAPGSEFQQRVWSELRRIAPGETRTYAQLAKAVGRSGAHRAVGRANGDNRIALVIPCHRIIATGGALGGYGGKVWRKQWLLNHEASVAGVPTFSTKSPRHHDTKQ, encoded by the coding sequence ATGTACAGCGCCCTCGTGCAGCGCGACTCGCGCAGCGAAGGCGTCTTCTTCGTCGGCGTCAGGACCACCGGCGTCTTCTGCCGGCCCACCTGCAGCGCGCGCAAGCCGCGGCGCGAAAACGTGGAGTTCTTCCAGCGCGCTTCCGATGCGCTGCACGCGGGCTATCGGCCGTGTAAGCGCTGCCGGCCGCTCGAACACGGCCGCGCGGCGCCGCAGTGGGTCGAGCAACTTCACGCGCGGCTGGACGCCGACCCCGCCACGCGCCTTGCCGACCGCGACCTGCGCGCTCTGGGCGTGATGCCCACCCGCGCCCGCGCCTACTTCAAGCAGCACTACGGCATGACGTTCCACGCCTACGCCCGCGCCCGCCGCCTCGGCCTGGCCCTGCGCGAGATCCGCAACGGCAAGTCGCCTGATCGCGTCGGCGCGACCACGGGTTACGAATCGCTCAGCGGCTTTCGGGATGCGTTCGCGCGCGTGTTCGGGCAACCCGTCGGCCGCGGCCGCGAGATCAACGTCCTGCTGGCCGACTGGATCGACACGCCGCTGGGCGCGATGCTCGCCATCGCGTGCGATGATGGCCTGTGCCTGCTCGAGTTCGTCGATCGCCGGGCCATCGAGAAGCAGATCACGACGCTGCGCCGCCGCATGAATGCAACGGTGGTGCCTGGGAGCAATGCGCACCTATCGCGGATTCGCGAAGAACTCAAGGCGTACTTCGACGGCAGGTCGCTGGCGTTCCGCACGCCGATCGTCGCGCCGGGCAGCGAGTTTCAGCAGCGCGTGTGGAGCGAACTGAGGCGCATCGCGCCGGGCGAGACGCGCACCTACGCGCAGCTCGCCAAAGCAGTGGGGCGGTCCGGCGCTCACCGCGCCGTCGGCCGGGCCAACGGCGACAACCGCATCGCGCTGGTCATTCCCTGCCACCGCATCATCGCCACCGGCGGCGCCCTCGGCGGCTACGGCGGCAAAGTCTGGCGCAAACAATGGCTGCTCAACCACGAAGCCAGCGTCGCCGGGGTTCCAACATTCAGCACAAAGTCACCAAGACACCATGACACAAAGCAGTAA
- a CDS encoding EVE domain-containing protein translates to MAKKSNDKPRCWLVKAEPDCYSIDDLKRDRKTFWDGVRNYQARNFMRDDMRVGDGVLFYHSGAEPPGVVGVARVCKAGYPDHTALDPKQQHYDPKASTDNPIWMMVDVEFVEKFPRVVSLKEMKERADLEGMSVLQRGQRLSVMPIEPRQFEIVCAMGRGGK, encoded by the coding sequence ATGGCGAAGAAATCCAACGACAAACCGCGGTGCTGGCTCGTTAAGGCCGAGCCGGACTGCTACTCGATCGACGATCTCAAGCGCGACCGCAAGACGTTCTGGGACGGCGTGCGCAATTACCAGGCCCGCAACTTCATGCGCGATGACATGCGCGTGGGCGACGGCGTGCTCTTCTACCACAGCGGCGCCGAGCCGCCCGGCGTCGTCGGCGTGGCCCGCGTATGCAAGGCGGGCTATCCCGATCACACCGCCCTGGACCCGAAGCAGCAGCACTACGACCCCAAGGCGAGCACGGACAATCCCATCTGGATGATGGTCGATGTGGAATTCGTCGAGAAGTTTCCGCGCGTCGTGTCGCTCAAGGAAATGAAAGAACGCGCGGATCTCGAAGGCATGTCTGTGTTGCAGCGCGGCCAGCGGTTGTCGGTCATGCCCATCGAGCCCAGGCAGTTCGAGATCGTCTGCGCCATGGGCCGCGGCGGGAAGTAG
- a CDS encoding DUF721 domain-containing protein has protein sequence MSTPLQRRIDAIRQGRSIRPDRAQALGDFLPQQFEREHRKPFDRLAEFIERWTAIMPPGVVERSRLSAFSRGVLTIHVDGSATLYAAERLLKSGLEQQLRLAGRKAILRRVRLEIDSSLAPQPALESDENRPF, from the coding sequence ATGTCCACGCCCCTCCAGCGCCGCATCGACGCCATTCGTCAGGGGCGGTCCATTCGGCCGGACCGGGCTCAGGCGCTGGGCGATTTCCTGCCGCAGCAGTTCGAGCGCGAGCACCGCAAGCCGTTCGACCGGCTGGCCGAGTTCATTGAAAGGTGGACGGCGATCATGCCGCCCGGGGTCGTTGAGCGATCGCGCCTGAGCGCTTTCAGCAGGGGGGTGCTGACGATCCACGTGGATGGCTCGGCGACGCTCTACGCGGCCGAGCGGCTGCTCAAGTCCGGTCTGGAGCAGCAGTTGCGCCTCGCGGGGCGCAAGGCGATTCTCCGCCGGGTGCGCCTGGAGATCGACTCATCGCTGGCGCCGCAGCCGGCACTCGAGTCGGACGAAAATCGGCCGTTTTGA
- a CDS encoding phosphomannomutase/phosphoglucomutase — MLGKVFKAYDVRAVYPNPLNEQTAWKIGYGTARYLLEQASASGDTDPMMRHIIVGRDMRPSSPALSKALMDGIRTYGAHVIDVGMVDTPFIYFAINYLDCAGGVMVTASHNPIEYNGFKISGRQALPIGQTTGLDEISKYAAMADFEKIAPGPEPAGRVEERDFWDGYREHVLSFLDLKDRPMKVVVDASNGMAATMFKKVFKGAPNLEIIELHFRNTTGKFSHDPNPLIASNLADVRQKVLETGAHCGICFDGDADRGIFVDDKAEIIGCDHLTALMATHFLKSHPGAGIVYDLRSSRAVEEEIRAAGGKPIQSRVGHVFMKKILREKHAVFGGELSGHFYFRDNFYADSGAIIFAQVLSLLAESRKPLGTLIKPIARYSQSGEINFMNEEKDLALEALEEHFKNVAEIDHLDGLTIDCFRKEGWWCNVRQSNTEPVLRLNLEARNEVIRDRMVNEIAPMLGHRVEH; from the coding sequence ATGCTCGGAAAAGTCTTCAAGGCCTATGACGTTCGTGCCGTCTACCCCAACCCGCTCAACGAGCAGACTGCGTGGAAGATCGGCTATGGCACGGCCCGCTACCTCCTCGAGCAGGCGAGCGCCTCGGGCGACACCGACCCGATGATGCGGCACATCATCGTCGGGCGCGACATGCGGCCGAGTTCGCCCGCGCTCTCCAAGGCCCTCATGGACGGCATCCGCACCTACGGCGCGCACGTCATCGACGTGGGCATGGTCGATACGCCGTTCATCTACTTTGCAATCAACTACCTCGACTGCGCCGGCGGCGTGATGGTGACCGCCAGTCACAATCCCATCGAGTACAACGGCTTCAAGATCAGCGGCCGCCAGGCCCTGCCCATCGGCCAGACGACCGGCCTCGACGAGATCAGCAAGTACGCCGCGATGGCGGACTTCGAAAAGATCGCGCCCGGTCCCGAACCCGCCGGCCGGGTTGAAGAGCGCGATTTCTGGGATGGCTACCGCGAGCACGTGCTCTCATTCCTCGATCTCAAGGATCGACCGATGAAGGTCGTCGTCGATGCGAGCAACGGCATGGCGGCCACGATGTTCAAGAAGGTCTTCAAGGGTGCGCCCAATCTGGAGATCATCGAACTGCATTTCCGCAATACGACGGGCAAGTTCTCGCACGATCCCAACCCGCTCATTGCCTCGAACCTCGCCGACGTGCGCCAGAAGGTGCTCGAGACCGGCGCGCACTGCGGCATCTGCTTCGACGGCGACGCGGATCGCGGCATTTTCGTCGATGACAAGGCCGAGATCATCGGCTGCGACCACCTCACCGCTCTCATGGCGACGCACTTTCTCAAGAGCCATCCTGGGGCGGGAATCGTCTACGACCTCCGCTCCAGCCGCGCCGTCGAGGAAGAGATCCGCGCCGCAGGGGGCAAGCCGATCCAGTCGCGCGTCGGGCACGTGTTCATGAAGAAGATCCTGCGGGAGAAGCACGCCGTGTTCGGCGGCGAACTCTCGGGCCACTTCTACTTCCGCGACAACTTCTACGCCGACAGCGGCGCCATCATCTTCGCCCAGGTGCTCAGCCTGCTCGCGGAAAGCAGGAAGCCGCTGGGCACGCTCATCAAGCCCATCGCCCGCTACTCGCAGTCCGGCGAGATCAACTTCATGAACGAGGAAAAAGACCTCGCGCTCGAGGCCCTCGAAGAGCACTTTAAAAACGTCGCCGAGATCGACCACCTTGACGGCCTGACGATCGACTGCTTCCGCAAGGAAGGCTGGTGGTGCAACGTCCGCCAGTCGAACACCGAGCCGGTGCTGCGGCTGAATCTCGAGGCCCGCAACGAAGTGATCCGCGACCGCATGGTCAACGAGATCGCCCCGATGCTCGGCCACCGCGTCGAGCATTGA
- a CDS encoding DUF1559 domain-containing protein, with product MGRTSGRGFTLIELLVVISIIALLIALLLPGLATARDASRRAQCLSQFRQIGHAMMIYASDENDFVPREGNEVATQERQGGWTTVSHVTWAMAFRKYLAPRNEYLGNYHNPPPSRCDKWVNARQAYQCPSHPNRNHNISYIINGLRFDRPGVVNEGNATHGNGRYAHQIEKALFASSLVYITEFEDDESNYFYNVMYNQSWPSNGDRGPAGWLDTWRAVHITGQYQGTGGRRINNKRHKTGSNVLYLDGHAEYRTDDYILDLKNWDDRLYHFQRDAG from the coding sequence GTGGGACGCACATCAGGCCGAGGATTTACGCTCATCGAACTGCTGGTGGTGATTTCCATTATCGCGCTGCTCATTGCACTGCTGCTGCCGGGTCTGGCGACGGCGCGCGATGCGAGCCGGCGGGCCCAGTGCCTGTCGCAGTTCCGGCAGATCGGACATGCGATGATGATCTACGCGTCGGATGAGAATGATTTTGTGCCGCGCGAAGGCAACGAGGTGGCGACGCAGGAGCGGCAAGGCGGCTGGACGACGGTGTCGCACGTGACATGGGCGATGGCGTTTCGCAAGTATCTCGCGCCGCGCAACGAGTATCTGGGCAACTACCACAACCCGCCGCCGAGCCGCTGCGACAAGTGGGTCAACGCGCGGCAGGCGTATCAGTGCCCCTCGCATCCGAACCGGAACCACAACATCTCCTACATCATCAACGGCCTGCGCTTCGATCGGCCGGGCGTGGTGAACGAGGGCAATGCGACGCACGGCAACGGCCGCTACGCGCACCAGATCGAAAAAGCGCTCTTCGCCAGCAGCCTGGTGTACATCACCGAGTTCGAAGATGACGAGAGCAACTACTTCTACAACGTGATGTACAACCAGTCGTGGCCGAGCAACGGCGACCGTGGTCCGGCGGGCTGGCTGGACACGTGGCGAGCGGTCCACATCACCGGCCAGTACCAGGGCACGGGCGGACGGCGCATCAACAACAAGCGCCACAAGACCGGGTCCAACGTACTCTACCTCGACGGCCACGCCGAGTATCGCACCGACGATTACATCCTCGACCTGAAAAACTGGGACGATCGGCTGTATCACTTCCAGCGCGATGCGGGTTGA
- a CDS encoding 1-acyl-sn-glycerol-3-phosphate acyltransferase, producing the protein MNRYPLHRRPQRWEARLNPTVIRLFRALRRRKAAREQRLVEVDVRGADLARQAVERGAGVLITPNHPGHADAYVMFEAADAVGVPFYYMSAWQVFEMHGAIGRWLLTRHGCFSVDREGADKDAFRAAVEVVREKREPLVVFPEGEVYHQNDRVTPFRDGAAAIALSAARKAPRPIVAIPCAIKYAYLEDPKPALVELMGRLEKKVLWRPRPDLPLAQRVYRLAEALLALKEIEYLGETMQGTIAARRLVLADHILSGIEGRHGVRRVEAPANASAIPVRVKEARAACLKRLAEIEEGESRAGESERPQIAADLDDLFLVVQAFSYPGDYVDERPSVERLAETLDKFEEDVLGAATATVRARRRAVVQFGEAIEVGGGEQPAGQAAGGGGRMTAGELTARLERRVQELLDGMG; encoded by the coding sequence ATGAACCGCTATCCCCTTCACCGCAGACCCCAGCGATGGGAAGCTCGCCTCAATCCGACGGTGATCCGGCTGTTTCGCGCACTGCGGCGGCGCAAGGCAGCGCGCGAGCAGCGGCTTGTCGAGGTCGATGTGCGCGGGGCCGATCTCGCACGCCAGGCGGTCGAGCGCGGGGCGGGAGTGCTCATCACGCCCAATCACCCGGGACATGCGGATGCGTATGTGATGTTCGAGGCGGCCGATGCGGTGGGCGTGCCGTTCTATTACATGTCGGCGTGGCAGGTGTTTGAGATGCACGGGGCGATCGGGCGCTGGCTGCTCACGCGGCACGGGTGTTTCAGCGTCGATCGCGAGGGGGCGGACAAAGACGCGTTTCGCGCGGCGGTGGAGGTGGTGCGCGAGAAGCGCGAGCCGCTGGTCGTCTTTCCCGAAGGCGAGGTGTACCACCAGAACGATCGCGTCACGCCGTTTCGCGATGGGGCGGCGGCGATTGCGCTCAGCGCGGCAAGGAAGGCGCCGCGGCCGATCGTGGCGATCCCCTGCGCGATCAAGTATGCGTACTTGGAAGATCCGAAGCCGGCGCTGGTGGAGTTGATGGGGCGGCTGGAGAAGAAGGTGCTGTGGCGGCCGCGGCCGGACCTGCCGCTGGCGCAGCGGGTGTATCGCCTGGCGGAGGCGTTGCTGGCGCTCAAGGAGATTGAGTACCTCGGCGAGACGATGCAGGGGACGATCGCGGCGCGGCGGCTGGTGCTGGCGGATCACATCCTCAGCGGGATCGAGGGGCGGCACGGGGTGCGGCGGGTGGAGGCGCCAGCCAATGCCAGCGCGATCCCGGTGCGCGTGAAGGAGGCGCGGGCCGCGTGTTTGAAGAGGTTGGCGGAGATTGAAGAAGGCGAAAGCCGAGCGGGTGAAAGCGAGCGTCCGCAGATCGCGGCGGATCTGGATGATCTGTTCCTGGTGGTGCAGGCGTTCAGTTACCCGGGTGATTATGTGGATGAGCGGCCCAGCGTCGAGCGGCTCGCCGAGACGCTGGACAAGTTCGAGGAGGATGTGCTCGGGGCGGCGACGGCGACGGTGCGGGCCCGGCGGCGGGCGGTGGTGCAGTTCGGTGAGGCGATCGAGGTTGGCGGGGGTGAACAGCCAGCCGGCCAAGCGGCGGGCGGCGGCGGGAGGATGACGGCCGGCGAACTGACGGCCCGGCTCGAGCGGCGGGTGCAGGAGTTACTGGATGGGATGGGGTAG
- a CDS encoding VCBS repeat-containing protein produces the protein MQHTHPRRGACALIVFTLTAAALGQGEGITSTALKPPAPAPGPTMFTQLDAAQTGIDFENRIDWDNPRKHLYMHSYAGGGVCIGDYDDDGRPDLYLTSQIGRDRLYRQVGDMVFEDVTDQAGVNLGTAWGTGATFLDIDNDGDLDLYVCNYDAPNLLYVNQGNGTFIESAKKAGLDFRGASVMAAVADYDNDGFVDIYLLTNRMYPGAAADQPRMQRDAAGHTTLAPGQEEMFVEQMRRINGRDERYVIKAGQRDRLYHNNGDGTFTEVGEMAGISGNHPGLSATWWDYNNDSLPDLYVGNDFWDADRWYRNNGDGTFADAIEQAVPYTPWFSMGADFGDINNDGRMDFLAADMSARTHYMSKLWMGDMGDSRWFLLSAEPRQYMRNMLYLNTGSPRFMEIGFLAGLASTDWTWSVLFNDLDNDGLLDFFATNGTTNQSFDPDLTRKLQSLEAEMDRIGVRDPVQRWEAQWNVYRQVPPIREPNAALRNDGDYHFSDAGDQWGVNQETLSYGAAMADFDRDGDLDLVVCNVDEPVGIYRNDSNTGRRLLVSLRCTRDNRFGVGARIALNGPNLHQVRQVFPAHGFQSATEPVAQFGLGERAMVAELTVIWPDGSQQTFERLEADRWYTITQSAQSARVASEPNAPPQFIALDASSGFTTDAAPEREFDEYETQPLLPALLSQNGPGMAWGDADGDGDDDCFIGAPAGQVGQLLLDDGNSHFTKAPDGPWADDRESEDMAVLWIDVDSDNDLDLVVASGSVEWPQGDPALRDRLYLNNGSGHFTHAPAGALSDVATSTSCIVAADYDRDGDVDLFVGGRTVPDQYPLAPPSRLLRNDGGTFTDVTQTDAPGLADSGMVTSAVWSDANDDGFIDLLIACEYGPIHYWQNAGGRLVERTKEAGLAELTGWWNSVTPGDFDGDGDMDYLVLNAGLNTKYKSPAPDKPAMIYYSDFDANGQYDIVEAKSGSDHVLLPVRGLSCSSEAMPLVKQRMPTYHDFAGATLEQIYTPDSLEQAHVLTANTLASGVLVNGGTPGDGAAAFTFQTLTRIAQASPGYGAAVADFGGDGTPDVYFVQNFSHREPETGRWTGGIGQFLLGAWECHFMANPTDDRGLFVPGDGRAATVCDINHDGQPDIALTQNGGPIRAFINNSAALGVAGEMLVITLKGKPGNPAAVGSRIRLYGTGNVSSQSAEITAGSGYLSQSVAQVYFGLGLPPTDSLQFQVRWPDGSRKDYEIRPGQFRIMIEQP, from the coding sequence ATGCAACACACCCACCCCCGCCGCGGCGCGTGCGCGCTGATTGTCTTCACGTTGACTGCTGCCGCCCTGGGCCAGGGCGAGGGCATTACTTCCACAGCTCTCAAGCCGCCAGCGCCGGCGCCCGGGCCGACGATGTTCACCCAGCTCGACGCCGCGCAAACCGGCATCGACTTCGAGAACCGCATCGACTGGGACAACCCCCGCAAACACCTCTACATGCACAGTTACGCCGGCGGTGGAGTGTGCATCGGCGACTACGACGACGACGGCCGGCCCGACCTCTACCTCACCAGCCAGATCGGCCGCGACCGCCTCTACCGCCAGGTCGGCGACATGGTTTTCGAAGACGTCACCGATCAGGCCGGCGTCAATCTCGGCACGGCATGGGGCACGGGTGCGACCTTCCTCGACATCGACAACGACGGCGATCTCGATCTGTATGTGTGCAACTACGACGCCCCCAACCTGCTCTACGTCAATCAGGGCAATGGCACGTTCATCGAGTCGGCTAAGAAGGCCGGGCTCGATTTCCGCGGCGCTTCGGTCATGGCCGCCGTGGCGGACTACGACAACGACGGCTTCGTGGACATCTATCTGTTGACCAACCGCATGTATCCCGGCGCCGCCGCCGATCAGCCCCGCATGCAGCGCGATGCAGCCGGCCACACCACGCTCGCACCCGGCCAAGAGGAGATGTTCGTCGAGCAGATGCGCCGCATCAACGGCCGCGACGAGCGCTATGTCATCAAGGCCGGCCAGCGCGACCGTCTCTATCACAACAACGGCGACGGCACGTTTACCGAAGTGGGCGAGATGGCGGGCATCAGCGGCAACCACCCCGGCCTGAGCGCCACGTGGTGGGATTACAACAACGACAGCCTGCCCGATCTCTACGTCGGCAACGACTTCTGGGATGCCGACCGCTGGTATCGCAATAACGGCGACGGCACGTTTGCCGACGCCATCGAGCAGGCCGTGCCGTACACGCCGTGGTTCTCGATGGGCGCCGACTTCGGCGACATCAACAACGACGGCCGCATGGACTTCCTCGCCGCCGACATGAGCGCCCGCACGCACTATATGTCCAAATTGTGGATGGGTGACATGGGCGATTCGCGCTGGTTTCTGCTCAGCGCCGAGCCGCGCCAGTACATGCGCAACATGCTCTATCTCAATACCGGCTCGCCGCGCTTCATGGAAATCGGCTTCCTCGCCGGCCTGGCGAGCACCGACTGGACCTGGTCCGTGCTCTTCAACGACCTCGACAACGACGGGCTGCTCGACTTCTTCGCCACCAACGGCACGACGAACCAATCCTTCGATCCCGATCTCACCCGCAAACTTCAGTCACTCGAAGCCGAGATGGACAGGATCGGCGTGCGCGACCCCGTGCAGCGCTGGGAGGCGCAGTGGAACGTGTACCGCCAGGTTCCGCCAATCCGCGAGCCCAACGCGGCATTGCGCAACGACGGCGACTACCACTTCTCCGACGCCGGCGATCAGTGGGGCGTCAATCAGGAGACGCTCAGTTACGGCGCCGCCATGGCCGACTTCGATCGCGATGGCGATCTCGATCTCGTCGTGTGCAACGTCGATGAACCCGTGGGAATCTACCGCAACGACTCGAACACCGGTCGGCGCCTTCTCGTCAGCCTGCGCTGCACCCGCGACAACCGATTCGGCGTCGGCGCCCGCATCGCGCTCAACGGGCCGAACCTCCACCAGGTGCGCCAGGTCTTTCCGGCACACGGCTTCCAGTCCGCCACCGAGCCGGTCGCGCAATTCGGCCTGGGCGAGCGCGCGATGGTCGCCGAACTGACCGTCATCTGGCCCGACGGCTCGCAGCAGACTTTCGAGCGGCTCGAAGCCGACCGCTGGTACACCATCACGCAATCCGCGCAGTCCGCTCGCGTGGCCAGCGAGCCGAACGCTCCTCCGCAGTTCATCGCGCTGGATGCGTCATCCGGCTTCACCACCGACGCGGCGCCTGAGCGCGAGTTCGACGAATATGAAACCCAGCCGCTGCTTCCGGCTCTGCTCTCGCAGAACGGGCCGGGCATGGCATGGGGTGATGCGGACGGTGACGGCGACGACGACTGCTTCATCGGCGCGCCGGCCGGGCAGGTCGGGCAACTCCTGCTCGATGACGGCAACAGCCACTTCACCAAAGCGCCCGACGGGCCGTGGGCGGACGACCGCGAATCCGAAGACATGGCCGTGCTGTGGATCGACGTCGATTCGGATAACGACCTCGATCTCGTCGTCGCCAGCGGCAGCGTGGAGTGGCCGCAGGGCGATCCGGCGCTGCGCGACCGGCTCTATCTCAACAACGGCAGCGGGCACTTCACGCACGCGCCCGCCGGCGCCCTGTCGGATGTTGCCACGAGCACCTCGTGCATCGTCGCTGCAGATTATGATCGCGATGGCGACGTTGATCTTTTCGTCGGCGGCCGCACCGTGCCCGATCAGTATCCGCTCGCGCCGCCCAGCCGCCTGCTGCGCAACGACGGCGGTACATTCACCGACGTGACCCAGACCGATGCGCCGGGCCTGGCCGACTCGGGCATGGTGACCTCGGCCGTGTGGTCCGACGCCAACGACGACGGCTTTATCGATCTGCTCATCGCCTGCGAGTACGGCCCCATCCACTACTGGCAGAACGCGGGCGGACGACTTGTCGAGCGCACGAAAGAAGCCGGCCTGGCCGAACTCACCGGCTGGTGGAACTCCGTTACGCCCGGCGACTTCGACGGCGACGGCGACATGGACTACCTCGTCCTCAACGCCGGCCTCAACACGAAGTACAAGAGCCCCGCGCCCGACAAGCCGGCGATGATCTACTACAGCGACTTCGACGCCAACGGCCAGTACGACATCGTCGAAGCCAAGAGCGGCAGCGACCACGTCCTGCTGCCCGTGCGCGGGCTGAGTTGTTCGAGTGAAGCCATGCCGCTCGTCAAGCAGCGCATGCCGACCTACCACGACTTTGCCGGCGCCACGCTTGAGCAGATTTACACGCCCGACTCGCTCGAACAGGCGCACGTGCTGACCGCCAATACGCTCGCCAGCGGCGTTCTCGTCAACGGCGGAACGCCAGGCGATGGCGCTGCAGCGTTCACCTTCCAGACGCTGACGCGCATTGCGCAGGCGTCGCCAGGCTACGGCGCCGCCGTGGCCGACTTCGGCGGCGACGGCACGCCCGACGTTTATTTCGTGCAGAACTTCAGTCATCGCGAGCCCGAGACCGGCCGGTGGACCGGCGGCATCGGCCAGTTTCTGCTGGGGGCATGGGAGTGCCACTTCATGGCCAACCCCACCGACGACCGCGGGCTGTTCGTGCCCGGCGACGGGCGCGCCGCGACGGTGTGCGACATCAATCACGACGGCCAGCCGGACATAGCGCTCACGCAGAACGGTGGCCCGATCCGCGCCTTTATCAACAACTCGGCGGCGCTTGGCGTCGCGGGAGAAATGCTGGTCATCACGCTCAAGGGCAAGCCGGGCAATCCCGCGGCGGTGGGCTCGCGCATCCGTCTCTACGGCACCGGCAACGTCAGCAGCCAGAGCGCCGAGATCACCGCAGGCTCGGGCTATCTCTCGCAGTCCGTGGCCCAGGTCTACTTCGGCCTGGGATTGCCGCCCACCGACTCGCTCCAGTTTCAGGTCCGCTGGCCCGACGGCAGCAGGAAAGACTACGAGATCAGGCCCGGCCAGTTCCGCATCATGATTGAGCAGCCCTGA
- a CDS encoding ABC transporter ATP-binding protein: MTAITLDGVRKAFGSTVAVDSVSLRIADGHLFFLLGPSGCGKTTLLRMIAGFIVPGRGTIRFDDQDVTRLPPEKRQTGMVFQNYALWPHMSVFENVAFGLKVRKVSRGERDDRVAAALKAVRMQDYAKRTPNQLSGGQQQRVALARALVIEPKVLLLDEPLSNLDARLRSEMRREIRRLCSETGITTVYVTHDQVEALSMADELAVLRDGRVMQVGKPRDVYQRPDNRFVADFLGDTNFISAEVVGAEAGELILHAPMGNVRARGLHEDTPRSGNLTCSIRPEAWRLGAAAGNGAAGNQWQGTIVDSVYHGEAARHEIELAGDVTIHALELNPQQRQPGAQVEVSIDPGDVVVLAD, from the coding sequence ATGACCGCGATCACGCTCGATGGCGTTCGCAAGGCCTTTGGCTCGACCGTGGCGGTCGATTCGGTGTCGCTGCGCATCGCCGACGGGCACCTCTTTTTCCTGCTCGGCCCGTCGGGGTGCGGCAAGACGACGCTGCTGCGCATGATCGCCGGTTTCATCGTGCCCGGCCGCGGCACGATCCGCTTCGACGATCAGGACGTCACGCGCCTGCCGCCCGAGAAGCGGCAGACGGGCATGGTCTTTCAGAACTACGCCCTGTGGCCCCACATGAGCGTCTTCGAGAATGTCGCGTTCGGCCTGAAGGTGCGCAAAGTGAGCCGCGGCGAGCGCGACGACCGCGTGGCCGCGGCGCTCAAGGCCGTGCGCATGCAGGACTACGCCAAGCGCACGCCCAACCAGCTCTCGGGCGGCCAGCAGCAGCGCGTCGCGCTGGCGCGGGCCCTGGTGATCGAACCGAAGGTCCTGCTGCTCGATGAGCCGCTTTCGAACCTCGACGCCCGGCTGCGCAGCGAGATGCGCCGCGAGATCCGCCGGCTGTGCAGCGAGACGGGCATCACCACGGTGTACGTCACCCACGACCAGGTCGAAGCGCTCTCCATGGCCGACGAACTGGCGGTTTTGCGCGACGGCAGGGTGATGCAGGTCGGCAAGCCGCGCGATGTATACCAGCGGCCGGACAACCGATTCGTGGCTGATTTCCTCGGCGACACGAACTTCATCAGCGCCGAAGTCGTGGGCGCCGAAGCGGGCGAACTCATCCTCCACGCGCCGATGGGCAACGTGCGGGCGCGCGGCCTGCACGAAGACACGCCGCGCAGCGGGAACCTCACCTGCTCGATCCGGCCCGAAGCGTGGCGCCTGGGCGCGGCGGCGGGCAACGGCGCAGCGGGCAACCAGTGGCAGGGCACGATCGTGGACAGCGTCTACCACGGCGAGGCGGCGCGACACGAGATCGAATTGGCCGGCGATGTGACCATCCACGCGCTCGAACTCAATCCGCAGCAGCGCCAGCCCGGCGCGCAGGTGGAGGTCAGCATCGATCCGGGCGACGTGGTCGTGCTGGCGGATTGA